A genome region from Fodinibius salicampi includes the following:
- the dapF gene encoding diaminopimelate epimerase, producing MDTQSIFIPFTKMQGAGNDFVVIDNRSLQFSKEELIKWTPQLCDRKFGIGSDGLLVLFPSDMDNADFQMFYRNPDGSDAGMCGNGGRCLSLFAHQLGFDRNHNFSVHKNLYQAQVIDQQNVRLTFPAQTSIDELTIDGQTIFKLHTGTEHIVTVVEDEKLEQSDQLVAEGRKLRYHQKFQPKGTNVNFISGVNERKLRLQTYERGVEDLTLACGTGALASALVWHHLQDDKQEDIQPLSVITEGGRLNIYFSYNSSDKSYSDLQLEGPAQFVFEGQYPLSSLQA from the coding sequence ATGGATACTCAATCAATATTTATTCCATTTACAAAAATGCAGGGAGCTGGAAACGATTTTGTGGTTATAGACAACCGCAGCCTACAGTTTTCAAAAGAAGAGCTCATTAAGTGGACTCCACAGCTCTGTGATCGAAAATTTGGTATTGGGTCCGATGGACTACTAGTACTTTTCCCCTCGGATATGGATAACGCAGATTTTCAAATGTTTTATCGCAACCCGGACGGCAGCGATGCAGGAATGTGTGGAAATGGAGGACGCTGTCTCTCGTTATTCGCCCACCAACTTGGATTTGACCGGAACCATAACTTTAGCGTACATAAGAACCTTTATCAGGCTCAGGTTATCGACCAACAAAACGTACGCCTTACCTTCCCGGCTCAGACGTCTATCGATGAGTTGACAATTGATGGACAAACAATATTTAAACTCCATACCGGTACCGAACATATTGTTACGGTTGTGGAAGATGAAAAGCTTGAACAATCTGACCAACTGGTGGCCGAGGGACGGAAACTTCGCTACCATCAGAAATTTCAACCCAAGGGAACCAATGTAAATTTCATTTCGGGAGTTAACGAGAGGAAACTAAGGCTGCAGACCTATGAACGTGGCGTGGAGGACCTGACACTGGCTTGCGGGACGGGCGCTCTTGCCTCCGCCCTTGTCTGGCATCATCTGCAGGATGACAAACAAGAAGATATACAACCTTTGTCTGTAATAACGGAAGGCGGCCGGTTGAATATTTATTTTTCATACAACTCATCGGATAAATCCTACTCAGACTTACAGTTGGAAGGTCCCGCACAGTTTGTTTTTGAAGGCCAATATCCGCTTTCTTCGTTGCAGGCCTAG